The DNA segment TTTTAAATCTACACATTTGGATTAAGAATAATCTATGATTCTTATTCTTTGTCACGAAGATACACAAAATTcataacatataaataaaattagtgtGAATtttacactataagaaaatcatgaaatagaaactaattttagaaacaaaaaataattagttgctatagtgactaaattagagatcattttatagactaaataaatttttggtttctaaattagtttttattattgttaaatgatttctaaattggtatctaattagccaccaaagtttttgctaccaaatttagaatctaaataattggtagataaaactttggttgctatttaaataccaatttagaaattatttaataatataaactaatttagaaatcaattttttttagtttctaaaatggtctctaatttagttactattgcaactaattattctggtttctaaaaattgatttctatttgataattttcttataatgttactgacttaaatatatattaaagatatattatattaatgtcAGCCTAATTGACGctaactaaataaataataaaataatcaaaattagtGTCAGTTTATCCTATGTCAATTTACATGAAtataattgttaaaattaaataagattaATGTGATTTATGTGGGAGCTAGTTAGTACTaaacttattatttatttcaagtAATATCTTAtactaatacaaatatttttacttattaaaaataattaacatcATCTTAGAGTTAGCTAAATTGGCTCTATTAGTGTTTTTATATTAAGCATACATTCGTTATTAGGTTGTTCAATTGTGACATTCTATAGTGAGCATCAACTTAATTGACGTATACATTTTacataatatgaaaataaatttaaacatgattatatatttttaatttttttataaaaattaaacttttgtATCACATTAAATTAAAGATGATAATTGAGTctaataacattttattttggTTGACACAATTATTTGAAAGCTAATTTGATGTTTTCTTGTTATGCATCTTAAATTATAACATCATTTATATCATGATATCATGAAGTTGTTGAAAAATAGtattcataaaaaatagtttaattaaattttctcTAAAAATACCTACCGAAAATGACCCTAAAGATTTAAAGAATGATACCAATAATCATTAATTAATAACACTAATGACAATTTTTCCATCAATTCAAAGAACAAGATGCAAAGCTACATATTCTAACAAGGTTATGAATTTTAGGGACTAATCATTATAACTTTCTAATAATTAATTCTTATAAAACTTACTCTTTTTATCATTTATGTTTATGTGTATTTTGATTCGCTAATATTTCTCTCAATTCATATACATTGAATTCATTTGTATTAGTCCATTACATCGTTAACGTATatctgaaaattttatttttatttattcattatttttaaaatttaaaataatattaattattatttatatctttattccttaatttttatttagtttatatatattgatgtaaaaataaataaagataaaataaaaaataattaatatatttttataatttaaaaaaaaaaattatatctatcCAAAAACTTCAAACCAcactttaaaaaaatctaaagtaGAACTAACAAGTTTCAATTTGTCATCCTATCAGGTAAATTAGTCATACTAATTGAATCTTCTTCTTCGCATGGCTTGGGAAGTCTTTTCTACTGCTTTGCTTTACATCAAATTGGAAATTTCGGAATCTTATGACATTTCTTCTACTTTGTTtagcagaaaagaaaaaatagataaaaaaaaacactatataAAGAAATAGTATAGAAATGAATATGGTTTAGTTtaaaagaaacataaaaaaatataattgaaaatttgagattatttattaaaaaataagaattaatatattaataaaagtatCATCTAAGGTAACCCTTTCTGAATCATTCTAATTGCAGTTATTTATTTGCAATTAACACAACTTtccattgaaaaaaaaaaatcatctaagGCATTTCCTGAAGATTTGTTCATGGAGCTTCTCAATATTCTTATCACAATCCTGCTCCTATATTTGTTCCCTCACTCGCAAAATTGCCAACAAGTATACCTCAACAACACTGTCTATGACTGCTCTAATGACCCTTCTGTATCTAAAGGATATCTTTGCAATGGCCTTCAAAACTCATGCACTTCCTTCTTACTTTACAGGTCCAAATCTCCCTATGACAACCCTGTGATCATTGCTTACCTTCTTGGCTCTGAAACATCTGATATAACCTCAATCAACAATATCTCAGCAACTCACAATATTCCTTCCAATAAGTCAATCATTGTTCCTGTCTTCTGTTCATGTTATGGAAACATCTACCAGTATGACACTCTTTACTCTGTCAAAGAGAATGATACCTACTGGGCGTTGGTAAAAGAAACCTTCCAAGGCCTCACCACCTGCCAAGCAATTATGGGTCAGAATTACTATCCTCCAACTGATATTGCAATTGATGCAGAGCTCAAGGTTCCAATGTTATGTGCTTGTCCCACTGCAAATCAGACTGCAAAAGGGGTCACCTCTTTGCTGGTTTACTCGGTCATCTCTGGTGACACTATTAAGTCCATAGGAGAGGCTTATGGCGTGGATGAACAAAGTATACTAGAGGCCAATAAGTTGTCAGTGCCACAGAGTGCAAATAGCAGCATGAGTCTCCTTGACTTCACACCTATTTTAGTTCCTCTAATAGGGAATAACTGCAAAGAGAACCCAAATGAATTCTACTGTAAATGTTACCGAGAGCCACAAACAGATGGAAGCTCCAAGGGGCTATTATGTGATGAATCTGGTGACAAAGAATTTCCTACAAGATTGGTTGCTGCTTTAGGTAATTTTGTCTAAACTCTCTTCAAGAAGAATCAAGATATATTTGTATTGGAGTTTGGATTTACCATTTTAACATAGCATAACATAACTGAGTTTGGCTCTAACTCAACTTCAGAAACTAGCTCGTGAAGTTTGAGTTgtcttctttatatatatattattttggttAAATCACTGAGTCATAAGGGATCTCCACCATGCTTGCTTTTATGTCGAGCATTGTACGCTTCAAACTTCAAGTTTTCACAGGATGGTATATCTCATGTAGAACCCTTTTAGAATTTGACTTTTACAAGTGGAATATCTAAGTAGTTActctgaaaatattttatatagttGATATTTCAAGATAATATGTTTTCcagaataatttatttatttcttaaattagATTTTGTTATTTATGATAAATACTCATAATACATTAAAAATCACTTTTTATACATTTGTGGTTTTGGCCAAATTCAATCTATTTGACAAAACTCTATATACATTTAACTTCATAAAGCTAGCTCATGCAGTACGATCTGTGTCCTCTTCATATATACTATTTTTGCCAAATCATTGAACTTCAAACTTGTTATTTAACCATTGTTACAAAAAAGAGTATCTTCATTGCAAGTCTATTTTGCCACCCGAATGAAAAACTTGGCATTTGCAGGTGTTGGAATTGGCGCAGgttttgtgtgtttgtttcttttggGGTACAAATCATATCAATATATTCAGAAAAGGAGAGAAAGTATTCGTAAGGAAAGCTTATTCAGGCGAAATGGTGGATACTTGTTACAAGAGAAGCTCTCTTTTTATGGAAATGGAGAAATGG comes from the Phaseolus vulgaris cultivar G19833 chromosome 8, P. vulgaris v2.0, whole genome shotgun sequence genome and includes:
- the LOC137823571 gene encoding putative wall-associated receptor kinase-like 16; its protein translation is MELLNILITILLLYLFPHSQNCQQVYLNNTVYDCSNDPSVSKGYLCNGLQNSCTSFLLYRSKSPYDNPVIIAYLLGSETSDITSINNISATHNIPSNKSIIVPVFCSCYGNIYQYDTLYSVKENDTYWALVKETFQGLTTCQAIMGQNYYPPTDIAIDAELKVPMLCACPTANQTAKGVTSLLVYSVISGDTIKSIGEAYGVDEQSILEANKLSVPQSANSSMSLLDFTPILVPLIGNNCKENPNEFYCKCYREPQTDGSSKGLLCDESGDKEFPTRLVAALGVGIGAGFVCLFLLGYKSYQYIQKRRESIRKESLFRRNGGYLLQEKLSFYGNGEMAKLFKAEELQKATDNYNKSRFLGQGGFGTVYKGMLPDGTIVAVKKSKEIERNQIETFVNEVVILSQINHRNIVKLFGCCLETETPLLVYEFIPNGTLSHHIHRRDNEPSLSWETRLRIACEVAGAVTYMHFSASIPIFHRDIKPTNILLDSNFSAKVSDFGTSRSVPQDKTHLTTAVGGTFGYIDPEYFQSSQFSDKSDVYSFGVVLVELISGRKPVSFLEEDEGQNLIAQFLSLKDNKVYEILDGRVVKEARKDDMLVIANLAMKCLRLNGKKRPTMKEVSVELEALRKQYMIEKVLEREG